The proteins below come from a single Thermomicrobiales bacterium genomic window:
- a CDS encoding DUF983 domain-containing protein has protein sequence MPKTSTQPSQPTHANAAHPDEMCIPQPMQRNLPAEGSARRRTLLKRGLLLQCPYCGQGGIIKYPFWIKTCCPRCGYRFEPEPGYFVGGYAVNLVGAEIVGVIIIVIILLRSNLSLYQQEALAIGTAILLPVIFFPWSRTMWMALDLSIQGDSHLEREQRLM, from the coding sequence ATGCCAAAGACATCCACACAACCGTCGCAACCGACGCATGCGAACGCTGCTCATCCGGACGAGATGTGCATTCCGCAACCGATGCAGCGCAATCTGCCCGCCGAAGGCTCAGCACGTCGTCGCACACTGCTGAAACGCGGCCTGCTGCTGCAATGCCCCTATTGCGGTCAGGGGGGCATCATCAAATACCCATTCTGGATCAAGACGTGTTGCCCACGCTGCGGCTACCGATTCGAACCCGAGCCGGGATATTTCGTTGGCGGCTACGCTGTCAATCTCGTCGGCGCTGAGATCGTCGGTGTGATCATCATCGTGATCATCTTGCTGCGCAGCAATCTTTCGCTCTACCAGCAGGAGGCGCTGGCCATCGGCACAGCAATCTTGTTGCCGGTGATCTTCTTTCCCTGGTCACGCACCATGTGGATGGCGCTCGACCTATCGATTCAGGGCGATTCGCACCTCGAGCGCGAACAACGGCTGATGTAG